One window from the genome of Montipora foliosa isolate CH-2021 chromosome 5, ASM3666993v2, whole genome shotgun sequence encodes:
- the LOC138002149 gene encoding uncharacterized protein, producing MKPFDFGTLERTRTTNKGKRSQPKRNKERQIRTKQNNNITKENILNTRIVNLSSIELTQSETNLLRRGLNFCPTPPPPKPEDLDADIDAFARRINLKEYYAPDNIDEIEQDSSYHFSVLEKLNKRDCQVERHTTSRIPFVITYNPRTSYIAEVADRNWHFLQSKERLARIFRERPVIAYKRSKSLRDVLVRTKLMDRTSEGHVITKGSCGPCNKPKCSWCMLINKTSTFIGTRWDDKVFDIFHTVNFQSTFVIYIIECQICRLQYVGKSETAFNLRLNNHRNHIKRGINSCELSAHFLHNSRSHDFSKDVTITIIEQIKRSNMTIERKKEILRGRELFWHCRLNTLQPNGLNKRMG from the exons ATGAAACCTTTTGATTTTGGAACTTTGGAACGGACACGGACTACGAATAAAGGAAAACGCTCACAGCCAAAACGCAATAAAGAAAGACAGATACGAACAAAGCAGAACAACAATATCACCAAAGAAAACATCTTAAACACAAGAATAGTCAACTTATCTTCAATAGAACTAACCCAGTCAGAAACTAACTTACTTAGAAGGGGCTTAAATTTTTGCCCTACCCCACCACCACCGAAACCAGAAGATCTTGATGCAGACATTGATGCCTTTGCGAGAAGGATCAATCTTAAGGAGTACTACGCTCCTGATAATATCGATGAAATAGAACAAGACTCGAGTTACCACTTCTCAGTGCTCGAAAAGTTGAATAAGAGAGATTGCCAAGT AGAGAGGCATACCACCAGCCGTATACCCTTTGTAATCACATACAATCCACGTACTTCATATATTGCTGAAGTGGCGGACAGAAACTGGCACTTTCTCCAATCAAAGGAAAGACTGGCTCGCATATTTAGAGAACGACCAGTGATCGCATACAAGCGGTCAAAAAGTCTACGTGACGTACTCGTCAGAACCAAATTAATGGACAGAACCTCTGAAGGACATGTCATCACAAAGGGTAGCTGTGGTCCTTGCAATAAACCGAAATGCAGTTGGTGCATGCTAATAAACAAGACCTCGACTTTTATAGGCACGCGGTGGGATGACAAGGTGTTTGACATATTCCATACAGTTAATTTTCAATCAACCTTTGTAATTTATATCATTGAGTGTCAAATTTGCAGATTACAATATGTAGGGAAGAGCGAGACAGCTTTCAACCTGCGCCTTAATAATCACAGGAACCATATTAAGAGAGGAATCAATAGCTGTGAACTATCAGCACACTTTCTCCACAATAGCAGATCTCACGACTTTAGCAAAGACGTCACAATTACGATTATTGAACAAATTAAACGCAGTAATATGACAATTGAACGGAAAAAAGAAATACTCCGAGGCAGAGAACTATTTTGGCATTGTCGGCTGAACACATTGCAACCGAACGGTCTTAATAAGAGAATGGGCTAG